From Fundulus heteroclitus isolate FHET01 chromosome 5, MU-UCD_Fhet_4.1, whole genome shotgun sequence, a single genomic window includes:
- the myh11a gene encoding myosin-11a isoform X3 — MSKKAPTEDEKFLFVDKDFLNSPMAQADWSAKKLVWIPSEKHGFEAASIKEEKGDEVLVELADNGKKMTVNKDDIQKMNPPKFSKVEDMAELTCLNEASVLHNIRERYFSGLIYTYSGLFCVVVNPYKMLPIYSEKIIDMYKGKKRHEVPPHIYAIADNAYRNMMQDREDQSILCTGESGAGKTENTKKVIQYLAVVASSHKGKKDSNAQQSGSQFAYGELEKQLLQANPILEAFGNAKTIKNDNSSRFGKFIRINFDVTGYIVGANIETYLLEKSRCIRQAKTERAFHIFYYMIAGAKDKLKDDLLLEPFSNYRFLSAGHVQIPGQQDDEMYEETMEAMNIMGFTEEERADILKVCSTVMQLGNIEFKKERNQEQATMPDNTAAQKVCHLQGINVTDFTRAILTPRIKVGREVVQKAQTKEQADFATEALAKAIYERLFRWILGRVNKALDKTKRQGASFLGILDIAGFEIFEDNSFEQLCINYTNEKLQQLFNHTMFILEQEEYQREGIEWNFIDFGLDLQPCIELIERPNNPPGILALLDEECWFPKATDISFVEKLMNTQGSHVKFAKPKQLKDKTEFSILHYAGKVDYNATAWLTKNMDPLNDNVTALLNNSSSQFVQDLWKDADRVVGLDTIAKMTDSSMPSASKTKKGMFRTVGQLYKESLAKLMTTLHNTQPNFVRCIIPNHEKRAGKLDAHLVLEQLRCNGVLEGIRICRQGFPNRIVFQEFRQRYEILAASAIPKGFMDGKQACCLMIKHLDLDPNLYRIGQSKIFFRTGVLAQLEEERDLKITVIIIAFQAQARGFLARKAFAKRQQQLTAMKVIQRNCAAYLKLRNWQWWRLFTKVKPLLQVTRQEEEMSQKEEELQKAKEVATKFETELKEISLKHTQIVEERNALQEQLQAETELYAEAEEMRVRLAAKKQELEEILHEMEARLDEEEERAQALLLDKKKMQQQMQELEEHLEEEEDARQKLQLEKVTCEGKIKKLEDDVLVMEDHNNKLLKERKLMEERIADFSANLAEEEEKSKNLTKLKNKHESMISELEVRLKKEEKTRQELDKAKRKLEAESNDLQEQIADLQAQIADLKAQLAKKEEELQNALARLEDETAQKNNALKKIRELEGHISDLQEDLDSERAARNKAEKIKRDLGEELEALKSELEDTLDTTATQQELRAKREQEVNLLKRAIEDENRTHEAQVQEMRQKHTQAVEELTEQLEQSKRVKSNLEKAKQALEKETSELTMEVRSLTQAKQDGEHKRKKLEGQVADLTSRFSDSEKQKAELGERCSKITVELESVTNLLNEAEGKNIKLSKDVTSLSSQLQDTQELLAEETRQKLQISTKLRQAEDDKNSLQEQLEEEMEAKRNVERHVSTLNVQLSDAKKKLEEMSGNIEFLEEGKKRLQKDLEAANTQFEEKASAYDKLEKTKNRLQQELEDTLMDLDNQRQIVSNLEKKQKKFDQMLAEEKSISSKYADERDRAEAEAREKETKALSLARALDEAQEAREELERANKALRIEMEDLISSKDDVGKNVHELEKSKRGLEAQVEEMKTQLEELEDELQAAEDAKLRLEVNMQALKAQFERDLQGRDEMGEEKKRQLVKQVRELETELEDERKQKAQAAAAKKKLETDMKDLEGHIETANKGRDEAIKQLRKLQAQMKDFQRELEDARAAREEVLTTAKESERKAKSLEAELMQLQEDLAAAERARKQAEAERDELSDELASNSSGKSALADEKRRLEAKITQLEEELEEEQSNMEILNDRLRKSGQQVEQLNNELQTERSTSQKNDSARQQMERQNKELKAKLQEMENQVKSKFKSSISALEAKVAQLEEQLEQESRDKQAAAKGMRQKDKKLKDLLMQLEDERKQSEQYKDQAEKSSSRLKQLKRQLEESEEESQRATAARRKLQRELDEATEANDAMSREVNSLKSKLRGNPEPKE, encoded by the exons CGGTGAGTCTGGGGCCGGGAAAACAGAGAACACCAAGAAGGTCATCCAGTATCTGGCTGTCGTGGCCTCGTCTCACAAAGGCAAGAAGGACAGCAACGCT CAACAATCAGGATCACAGTTTGCCTAC GGCGAGCTGGAGAAGCAGCTCCTGCAGGCTAATCCCATCCTGGAGGCCTTCGGAAATGCCAAGACCATCAAAAATGACAACTCCTCTCGATTT gGAAAATTCATCCGCATAAACTTTGATGTGACTGGCTACATCGTTGGAGCCAACATTGAGACTT ACTTGCTGGAGAAGTCCCGGTGCATCCGTCAGGCAAAGACGGAGAGAGCTTTTCACATCTTCTACTACATGATTGCTGGCGcaaaagacaaactgaaag ATGACCTTCTCCTGGAGCCCTTCAGCAACTACCGCTTCCTGAGTGCAGGCCATGTTCAGATTCCTGGGCAGCAAGACGACGAGATGTATGAGGAGACAATGGAGGCGATGAACATCATGGGCTTCACTGAGGAGGAAAGAGCCG ATATACTGAAGGTTTGCTCCACGGTGATGCAGCTGGGAAACATCGAGTTCAAGAAAGAGAGGAATCAAGAGCAGGCCACCATGCCGGACAACACTG CGGCGCAGAAGGTTTGTCACCTGCAGGGCATCAACGTGACAGACTTCACCAGAGCAATCCTCACCCCTCGCATCAAAGTGGGCAGAGAGGTGGTGCAGAAAGCACAAACCAAAGAGCAG gcTGACTTCGCTACTGAAGCTTTGGCCAAGGCCATTTATGAGCGACTGTTCCGCTGGATCCTGGGCCGCGTCAATAAAGCGCTGGACAAGACCAAGCGTCAGGGAGCCTCCTTCCTGGGAATCCTTGACATCGCTGGCTTCGAGATTTTCGAA GACAACTCGTTTGAGCAGCTGTGCATCAACTACACCAAcgagaagctgcagcagctcttCAACCACACCATGTTCATCCTGGAGCAGGAGGAGTACCAGAGGGAGGGAATCGAGTGGAACTTCATCGACTTCGGACTCGACCTGCAGCCCTGCATCGAGCTCATCGAGAGGCCG AACAATCCACCCGGCATCTTGGCCCTGCTGGATGAAGAGTGCTGGTTCCCAAAAGCCACAGATATCTCTTTTGTGGAGAAACTTATGAACACTCAAGGGAGCCATGTGAAGTTTGCCAAACCCAAGCAGCTTAAAGACAAAACTGAGTTCTCCATTCTTCACTACGCTGGAAAG gtagatTATAACGCCACAGCCTGGCTGACAAAGAACATGGACCCTTTGAACGACAATGTCACAGCACTGCTCAACAACTCCTCCAGCCAGTTTGTGCAGGACCTCTGGAAAGATG CGGACAGGGTCGTTGGCCTGGACACAATAGCCAAGATGACGGACAGCTCCATGCCAAGCGCATCAAAGACCAAGAAGGGAATGTTTCGCACAGTGGGACAGCTCTACAAGGAGTCGCTGGCAAAACTCATGACCACACTGCACAACACTCAGCCCAACTTCGTCAGATGCATCATTCCCAACCACGAGAAGAGG GCGGGAAAGCTGGACGCACACCTGGTTCTCGAGCAGCTGAGGTGTAACGGCGTGTTGGAGGGAATCCGCATCTGTCGGCAAGGTTTTCCCAATCGAATCGTTTTCCAGGAATTCCGTCAGAG ATATGAAATCTTGGCTGCAAGCGCTATTCCTAAAGGCTTCATGGATGGCAAACAAGCCTGCTGCCTCATG ATCAAGCATCTTGACTTGGACCCCAACCTGtacaggattggtcagagtaAGATCTTCTTCCGCACTGGAGTGCTCgcccagctggaggaggagagggattTGAAGATCACCGTGATCATCATCGCTTTCCAGGCCCAGGCGAGAGGCTTCCTGGCCAGAAA GGCATTTGCcaagaggcagcagcagctaacCGCCATGAAGGTGATCCAGAGGAACTGCGCTGCTTACCTTAAACTCAGGAACTGGCAGTGGTGGAGACTCTTCACAAAG GTCAAGCCTCTGCTGCAAGTGACCCGACAGGAGGAAGAGATGAGTCAGAAGGAggaagagctgcagaaagcCAAAGAGGTGGCGACAAAGTTTGAAACAGAGCTGAAAGAAATCAGCTTGAAACACACCCAG ATCGTTGAGGAGAGGAACGCCCTGCAGGAGCAGCTCCAGGCAGAGACGGAGCTGTACGCCGAGGCGGAGGAGATGAGGGTCCGTCTGGCGGCTAAgaagcaggagctggaggagatcCTCCATGAGATGGAGGCCAGGCTGGACGAAGAGGAAGAACGCGCTCAGGCACTGCTGCTGGACAAGAAGAAGATGCAGCAGCAGATGCAG GAACTGGAGGaacatttggaagaagaagAGGACGCCCGTCAAAAGCTGCAGCTGGAGAAGGTGACCTGTGAAGGGAAGATTAAAAAGCTGGAGGATGACGTTCTGGTAATGGAGGACCATAACAACAAGCTTTTGAAG GAGCGTAAGCTGATGGAGGAAAGAATTGCTGATTTTAGTGCCAATctggcagaggaagaggagaaatcCAAGAACCTGACCAAGCTCAAAAATAAACACGAGTCCATGATCTCAGAGCTGGAAG TTCGcttgaagaaagaagaaaagactCGCCAGGAGCTGGATAAGGCGAAGCGCAAGCTGGAGGCCGAGTCCAATGACCTACAAGAGCAAATAGCTGACCTGCAGGCTCAGATCGCCGACCTCAAAGCTCAGCTTGCCAAGAAGGAGGAGGAATTACAGAACGCATTGGCCAG GCTAGAAGACGAGACGGCCCAGAAAAACAACGCTCTGAAGAAGATCCGAGAGCTGGAGGGGCACATCTCCGACCTGCAGGAGGACCTGGACTCCGAGCGAGCGGCCAGGAATAAGGCGGAGAAGATCAAGCGGGACCTCGGCGAGGAGCTGGAGGCGCTGAAATCGGAGCTCGAAGACACTCTGGACACAACTGCCACTCAGCAAGAATTAAG AGCCAAACGAGAGCAAGAGGTGAACCTGCTGAAGAGAGCCATCGAGGACGAGAACCGCACACACGAGGCCCAGGTGCAGGAGATGCGACAGAAACACACCCAAGCCGTGGaggagctgaccgagcagctggAGCAGTCCAAACGG GTGAAGTCCAACCTGGAAAAGGCTAAACAAGCTCTGGAGAAGGAAACCTCTGAGTTAACCATGGAGGTGCGCTCGCTCACCCAGGCCAAACAGGACGGGGAGCACAAGAGGAAGAAGTTGGAGGGTCAGGTGGCGGATCTGACGTCCCGCTTCTCTGACAGCGAGAAGCAAAAGGCTGAGCTGGGCGAGCGCTGCTCTAAGATCAct GTTGAGCTGGAGAGTGTGACAAACTTACTGAATGAAGCAGAGGGCAAGAACATCAAGCTGAGCAAAGATGTCACCAGCCTGTCCTCCCAGCTCCAAGATACGCAG gagctgctggcCGAGGAGACGCGTCAGAAGCTGCAGATCTCTACCAAGCTGCGACAAGCAGAAGATGACAAGAACAGCCTGcaggagcagctggaggaggagatggaggcCAAGAGGAACGTGGAGCGACACGTGTCCACCCTCAACGTCCAG TTATCAGACGCAAAGAAGAAGCTGGAGGAGATGTCGGGCAACATAGAGTTTCTGGAGGAGGGGAAAAAGCGGCTGCAGAAGGACCTGGAGGCGGCCAACACTCAGTTCGAGGAGAAGGCCTCGGCGTACGACAAGCTGGAGAAGACCAAGAACCGCCtgcagcaggagctggaggacacGCTGATGGACCTGGACAACCAGAGACAGATCGTGTCCAACCtggagaagaagcagaagaagtttGATCAG ATGCTGGCTGAGGAGAAGAGCATCTCCAGTAAATATGCAGACGAGAGAGATCGTGCAGAAGCCGAGGCCAGAGAAAAGGAAACCAAGGCTCTGTCCCTGGCGAGGGCTCTGGATGAGGCCCAGGAGGCcagggaggagctggagagggcCAACAAGGCTCTGAGGATTGAGATGGAAGACCTGATCAGCTCCAAGGACGACGTGGGGAAAAAT GTGCACGAGCTGGAGAAGTCCAAACGAGGCCTGGAGGCCCAGGTGGAGGAGATGAAGACccagctggaggagctggaggacgaGCTGCAGGCAGCCGAAGACGCCAAGCTGCGTCTGGAGGTCAACATGCAGGCCCTGAAGGCCCAGTTCGAAAGAGACCTTCAGGGACGGGATGAGATGGGCGAGGAAAAGAAGAGGCAGCTTGTCAAGCAG GTCCGGGAGTTGGAGACGGAGCTGGAAGACGAACGTAAGCAGAAGGCCCAGGCTGCAGCTGCCAAGAAGAAGCTGGAGACGGACATGAAAGACCTGGAGGGACACATCGAGACGGCCAACAAGGGACGAGACGAGGCCATCAAGCAGCTTCGCAAGCTCCAG GCCCAAATGAAGGACTTCCAGAGGGAGCTGGAGGATGCCCGTGCCGCGCGGGAGGAGGTGCTGACCACGGCGAAGGAGAGCGAGAGGAAGGCCAAGAGTCTGGAGGCTGAGCTCATGCAGCTGCAGGAG GATCTGGCTGCAGCTGAAAGAGCACGGAAGCAGGCGGAGGCTGAGAGGGACGAACTTTCTGACGAGCTGGCGAGCAACTCCTCTGGAAA ATCCGCATTGGCGGATGAGAAACGCCGACTGGAAGCCAAGATAacccagctggaggaggagctcGAGGAGGAGCAGAGCAACATGGAGATTCTCAACGACCGGCTGAGGAAGAGTGGACAGCAG GTGGAGCAGCTGAACAACGAGCTGCAGACGGAGCGCAGCACCTCCCAGAAGAACGACAGCGCTCGGCAGCAGATGGAGCGCCAAAACAAGGAGCTGAAGGCCAAGCTGCAGGAGATGGAGAACCAGGTCAAGTCCAAGTTCAAGTCCTCCATCTCCGCCCTGGAGGCTAAGGTGGCAcagctggaggagcagctggagcaggagagcag AGATAAGCAGGCTGCTGCCAAGGGCATGCGCCAGAAGGACAAGAAGCTGAAAGACCTGCTGATGCAGCTGGAAGATGAGCGAAAACAGTCCGAGCAATACAAAGATCAG GCGGAGAAGTCAAGCTCTCgactgaagcagctgaagaggCAGCTAGAGGAGTCGGAGGAGGAGTCCCAGCGCGCCACGGCCGCTCGCAGGAAGCTGCAGCGCGAGCTGGACGAAGCCACTGAGGCCAACGACGCCATGAGCCGAGAAGTCAACTCCCTCAAGAGCAAACTCAG AGGCAACCCTGAGCCTAAGGAGTAA